One window of the Perca fluviatilis chromosome 5, GENO_Pfluv_1.0, whole genome shotgun sequence genome contains the following:
- the LOC120558439 gene encoding GTPase IMAP family member 4-like, with amino-acid sequence MTAPGCIGRSHLLLESKGGTAEQKKYMRIVMVGKTGNGKSTTGNTILGQKCFESKFSAKSMTVKCSQGKAVVDGQQVAVIDTPGLFDTRYDEVKTTEDMSQCISYAAPGPHVFLVVIRLGRYTEEEKQTVQRIQDIFGQAADRYSMVLFTHGDQLEDTTIEDFLKESSDLQELVARCNGQYHVFNNKLKDRSQVTELLQKIRNVNQKNGGSHYTNQMFQEAEMLIEEEKQRILKEKEEKIRKEQQELERKRQEESENLMKKMYEPLQAEREREKKEREEERKREREKIERERMRQREE; translated from the exons ATGACAGCTCCAGGTTGTATCGGGAGAAGCCACCTCCTCCTGGAGTCCAAAGGAGGGACAGCCG AACAAAAGAAGTATATGAGGATAGTGATGGTGGGGAAGACTGGGAATGGGAAAAGTACCACTGGAAACACCATTCTGGGACAAAAGTGCTTTGAATCAAAGTTCAGTGCAAAGTCTATGACTGTAAAATGTTCCCAGGGCAAAGCTGTGGTGGATGGGCAACAGGTGGCTGTTATCGACACCCCAGGCCTGTTTGACACCAGGTATGACGAGGTTAAAACAACTGAAGATATGAGCCAGTGCATCTCTTATGCTGCTCCTGGACCCCATGTGTTCCTGGTGGTCATCCGGCTGGGCAGATACACTGAAGAGGAAAAGCAGACAGTGCAAAGGATTCAAGACATCTTTGGCCAGGCTGCAGACAGATACAGCATGGTTCTCTTTACTCATGGGGACCAACTTGAAGACACAACTATTGAAGACTTCTTGAAGGAATCCTCAGACCTGCAAGAACTCGTGGCCAGATGTAATGGCCAGTACCATGTCTTCAATAATAAGCTGAAGGATCGCTCTCAGGTCACTGAGCTGCTCCAGAAGATCAGAAATGTAAACCAGAAGAACGGAGGAAGCCACTACACAAACCAGATGTTCCAAGAGGCTGAGATGCTAATCGAAGAGGAAAAACAACGCATcctgaaagagaaagaagagaaaatacGCAAAGAACAACAGGAATTGGAGAGAAAACGTCAGGAAGAATCCGAAAATCTGATGAAGAAAATGTATGAACCACTtcaggctgagagagagagggagaagaaagagagagaggaggagaggaagagggagagggagaaaatagagagggagaggatgaggcagagggaggaa